Proteins from a genomic interval of Apteryx mantelli isolate bAptMan1 chromosome 5, bAptMan1.hap1, whole genome shotgun sequence:
- the FGFBP1 gene encoding fibroblast growth factor-binding protein 1 — protein sequence MKIKSFGLLCVLILVSQMLLANCERQKERKKERQGIEKGGKSQAESNQQNEKGKKSKGGKASPKGKFKTKENAECTWAVADINAATVHIECKNGESKFWCEFSGDPSTCPQYVANQKSYWKQVSRSLKKQKQICQDPKSVLKSKVCRKGPQSAHLKLTGSSLLTSMGPVKVNATHHAKEGAQTSASASVTKKQPEQNSQDCVEDIDYIDQKKVAKEYCPESLLSFCNFFITMIQDKKC from the coding sequence ATGAAGATCAAAAGCTTTGGACTTCTTTGTGTGTTGATTCTGGTCTCTCAGATGTTACTAGCTAACtgtgaaagacagaaggaaagaaaaaaagaaagacaaggtATAGAAAAGGGTGGAAAAAGTCAAGCTGAATCTAACCAACAGAACGAAAAGGGGAAGAAGTCAAAAGGAGGAAAGGCATCACCTAAAGGCAAgtttaaaaccaaagaaaatgcTGAGTGCACCTGGGCAGTGGCTGACATCAATGCTGCTACTGTGCACATAGAATGCAAGAATGGTGAAAGCAAGTTCTGGTGTGAATTCTCAGGAGACCCTTCCACCTGTCCACAGTATGTGGCAAACCAGAAATCCTACTGGAAACAAGTGTCCCGATCCCTAAAGAAGCAGAAGCAGATCTGTCAAGACCCCAAAAGTGTCCTAAAATCTAAAGTTTGTAGGAAAGGCCCGCAAAGCGCTCATCTCAAATTGACAGGCTCAAGCCTGCTAACGTCAATGGGTCCTGTGAAAGTGAATGCTACTCATCATGCAAAGGAAGGTGCACAGACTTCAGCCTCTGCTTCTGTGACTAAAAAGCAGCCAGAACAAAATTCCCAAGACTGTGTTGAAGATATAGATTATATTGATCAGAAAAAGGTGGCTAAGGAATACTGTCCAGAAAGCTTGCTCTCTTTCTGCAACTTTTTTATCACAATGATACAAGACAAAAAATGCTGA